A window of the Gemmatirosa kalamazoonensis genome harbors these coding sequences:
- a CDS encoding L,D-transpeptidase family protein produces the protein MTFLPLARVLLSAFAPLLSPSDSGTIVRPTPSPAPTPVVAPFTVPVISPKADTSAAASLPLPTVTPVVDAAAVPAVETALVAAPTPVSPAPAAFAAPTLAAGGWAFAPGMVAMPSWVSGTRTGLRHAGRADSIVVEKGEHRMTLYAGTEVLGVYQVAIGKRDGKKERIGDLKTPEGLYHVDARNPTSRFHLALHISYPNADDLARARTLGVATGGDVMIHGLPNGQGTAGVAHRNYDWTNGCVAVTDQEIEEIWSAVPVGTVVRIKP, from the coding sequence ATGACGTTCCTGCCGCTCGCGCGCGTCCTCCTCAGCGCGTTCGCCCCGCTGCTGTCCCCCAGTGACAGCGGCACGATCGTCCGTCCGACCCCCTCCCCCGCGCCGACCCCGGTCGTCGCGCCGTTCACCGTCCCGGTGATCTCGCCGAAGGCCGACACGTCGGCCGCCGCCTCGCTGCCGCTGCCGACCGTGACGCCGGTCGTCGACGCCGCGGCCGTTCCGGCGGTGGAGACGGCCCTGGTCGCCGCGCCGACGCCGGTGAGCCCCGCTCCGGCCGCGTTCGCGGCACCGACGCTCGCCGCCGGCGGCTGGGCATTCGCGCCCGGGATGGTCGCGATGCCGTCGTGGGTCAGCGGCACGCGCACGGGACTCCGCCATGCGGGGCGAGCGGACAGCATCGTCGTCGAGAAGGGCGAGCACCGGATGACGCTCTACGCGGGCACCGAGGTGCTCGGCGTCTATCAGGTGGCGATCGGAAAGCGCGACGGGAAGAAGGAGCGCATCGGCGACCTGAAGACGCCGGAGGGGCTCTACCACGTCGACGCGCGCAACCCGACGAGCCGCTTCCACCTCGCGCTCCACATCTCGTACCCCAACGCGGACGACCTCGCGCGCGCCCGCACGCTCGGCGTCGCGACGGGCGGCGACGTCATGATCCATGGCCTGCCTAACGGCCAGGGGACGGCGGGCGTCGCGCACCGCAACTACGACTGGACCAACGGCTGCGTCGCGGTCACGGACCAGGAGATCGAGGAGATCTGGAGCGCGGTGCCGGTGGGCACGGTGGTGCGCATCAAGCCCTGA
- a CDS encoding VPS10 domain-containing protein — translation MRIRRLLPLAALALAALPLPAQQVDPALYAGLRYRMIGPGRGGRVTAVAGVPSQLHTFYMGTVGGGVWKTEDAGQTWRNVTDRFVGEGSIGAVEVAQSDANVVYVGTGSDDIRSNVSTGRGVYKSTDAGRTWTFIGLRDAGQIGGIRVDPRDANVVYVAVAGNAFKPNAARGLYRSRDGGRTWEKVLFVSDSTGAVDVELKPDNPSVLFVSMWRGERKPWTIISGAREGGIYKSTDGGTTWKKLGGGLPNGLFGKSNIAVTAANPNRVYALIEAKPGMGLYRSEDAGESWTMVNPAAQLLTRPFYYTTLAADPTNADVIYGGAEGFFKSTDGGRTFATFRTPHGDNHDMWINPRDGNVMIQANDGGANVSLNGGRTWSTQMNQPTAEIYNVAVDSQWPYRVYGAQQDEGGTVMLPSLPTSTLAVDDPIQSWRQAPGCETGPVMPHPTNPDTVYGSCKGQFSRISLRTGQEQQYWIGAQSLYGMPNENLIYRFQRVSPMATSPHDARVVYYGSQYLHKSVDGGQTWTRISPDLTANDPRYRKTISGEPITIDVTGEEMYATLYTIKESSIARGVIWTGANDGPVYVTRDNGATWTNVTPKDLPPGGRVQTVEPSPHRPGARTSRCCATSSATSGRTSTRRTTTARRGACSRRATTASPPTTRRASCARTRSVRGCCTRARSSGCSCRSTTGGTGRRSSRTSRRRR, via the coding sequence ATGCGCATACGTCGCCTCCTCCCGCTCGCCGCGCTCGCGCTCGCGGCGCTCCCTCTCCCCGCGCAGCAGGTCGACCCCGCACTGTACGCGGGACTCCGCTATCGCATGATCGGTCCCGGCCGCGGCGGCCGAGTGACCGCGGTGGCCGGCGTGCCGAGCCAGCTGCACACGTTCTACATGGGCACCGTCGGCGGCGGCGTGTGGAAGACGGAGGACGCCGGCCAGACGTGGCGCAACGTCACCGACCGCTTCGTCGGCGAGGGGTCGATCGGCGCGGTGGAGGTCGCGCAGAGCGACGCGAACGTGGTGTACGTCGGCACCGGCTCGGACGACATCCGCAGCAACGTCTCGACGGGACGCGGGGTGTACAAGTCGACCGACGCGGGTCGCACGTGGACGTTCATCGGGCTGCGCGACGCGGGGCAGATCGGCGGCATCCGCGTCGACCCGCGCGACGCGAACGTCGTGTACGTCGCGGTGGCGGGCAACGCGTTCAAGCCGAACGCCGCGCGCGGGCTCTATCGCTCGCGGGACGGCGGGCGCACGTGGGAGAAGGTGCTGTTCGTCTCCGACAGCACGGGCGCCGTGGACGTGGAGCTCAAGCCCGACAACCCGAGCGTGCTGTTCGTCTCCATGTGGCGCGGCGAGCGCAAGCCGTGGACGATCATCAGCGGCGCGCGCGAGGGCGGGATCTACAAGAGCACCGACGGCGGCACGACGTGGAAGAAGCTCGGCGGCGGGCTGCCTAACGGACTGTTCGGCAAGAGCAACATCGCCGTCACGGCGGCGAACCCGAACCGCGTCTACGCGCTGATCGAGGCGAAGCCGGGGATGGGCCTCTACCGCTCCGAGGACGCCGGCGAGTCGTGGACGATGGTGAACCCGGCGGCGCAGCTGCTCACTCGGCCGTTCTACTACACGACGCTCGCCGCCGACCCGACGAACGCGGACGTGATCTACGGCGGCGCCGAAGGGTTCTTCAAGTCGACGGACGGCGGGCGCACGTTCGCGACGTTCCGCACGCCGCACGGGGACAACCACGACATGTGGATCAACCCGCGCGACGGCAACGTCATGATCCAGGCGAACGACGGCGGCGCGAACGTGTCGCTGAACGGCGGGCGCACCTGGTCGACGCAGATGAACCAGCCGACGGCGGAGATCTACAACGTCGCGGTGGACTCGCAGTGGCCCTACCGCGTGTACGGCGCGCAGCAGGACGAGGGCGGCACGGTGATGCTGCCGTCGCTGCCCACGAGCACGCTCGCCGTCGACGATCCGATCCAGAGCTGGCGGCAGGCGCCGGGGTGCGAGACGGGCCCCGTGATGCCGCATCCGACGAACCCCGACACGGTCTACGGGTCGTGCAAGGGACAGTTCAGCCGCATCTCCCTGCGCACCGGCCAGGAGCAGCAGTACTGGATCGGCGCGCAGTCGCTGTACGGGATGCCTAACGAGAATCTCATCTACCGCTTCCAGCGCGTCAGCCCGATGGCGACGAGCCCGCACGATGCGCGCGTCGTCTACTACGGCTCGCAGTACCTGCACAAGTCGGTCGACGGCGGCCAGACGTGGACGCGGATCTCGCCCGACCTCACGGCGAACGATCCACGGTACCGCAAGACGATCTCCGGCGAGCCGATCACGATCGACGTGACGGGCGAGGAGATGTACGCGACGCTCTACACGATCAAGGAGTCGTCGATCGCGCGCGGCGTGATCTGGACGGGGGCGAACGACGGCCCGGTGTACGTGACGCGCGACAACGGCGCGACGTGGACGAACGTGACGCCGAAGGATCTGCCGCCCGGTGGACGGGTGCAGACGGTGGAGCCGTCGCCGCACCGCCCGGGGGCGCGTACGTCGCGGTGCTGCGCTACCAGCTCGGCGACTTCAGGCCGTACATCTACGCGACGAACGACTACGGCAAGACGTGGCGCCTGCTCACGCCGGGCGACAACGGCATCCCCGCCGACCACCCGACGCGCGTCGTGCGCGAGGACCCGAAGCGTCCGGGGCTGCTGTACGCGGGCACGGAGTTCGGGATGTTCGTGTCGTTCGACGACGGGCGGCACTGGCAGACGCTCCAGCAGAACCTCCCGGCGACGCCGGTGA